The following are encoded in a window of Dioscorea cayenensis subsp. rotundata cultivar TDr96_F1 chromosome 16, TDr96_F1_v2_PseudoChromosome.rev07_lg8_w22 25.fasta, whole genome shotgun sequence genomic DNA:
- the LOC120279422 gene encoding cell division cycle protein 27 homolog B isoform X3, with protein sequence MPQSRYLFAISCFQMNLLREAEAALSPANEPNSEVPNGAAGHYLLGLIYRYTSRRSSAVDHFTQALSIDPLLWAAYEELCILGAVGGASDYFSDVAASRIQQQYLSESSSHKISIGDEDRSIQSSRVLGLNDSSPKQPKNLHSNSIKEISNTHVVMAAGQAANSGSSNLSLYNTPSPVASQLSGIAPPPLCRNGFFNAVSCDGSSKPAANAAILAPRRKAMEEGRLRKVSGRLFSDSGPRRSTRLSGEATAGINSNASQAGGGTGTNHSSSSRFLGGFSSSSSKTSSAAFRTMTGRKGPSCISESFDEGRRKTEVFGDSCGEDASATMSSVAIFVDCRYLEEDKINLHAGGLSVHDSKLINGIRELLGLLRTLGEGYRFSCMHRSQEALEVYQKLSQNQYNTGWVLSQIGKAHFEMVDYFEAARFFDLARRVSPYSLEGMDIYSTILYHLKEEMKLSYLAQELISTDRLAPQAWCAMGNCYSLQKDHETALKNFQRAVHLDSRFAYAHTLSGHEYVALEDFENGIKCYQRALQVDERHYNSWYGLGVIYLRQEKFQFAEHHFRRAFFINPRSSVLMCYLGMSLHSLRRNEEALEMIEKAILADPKNPLPLYQKANILLSLERYDEALMNLDQLKECAPQETSVYALMGKIYKKLNMHEKAMFYFGLALDLKPPATDVAIIKSAMEKLYLPDEMGDSL encoded by the exons ATGCCCCAGTCTCGCTATTTGTTTGCTATATCATGCTTTCAGATGAATCTTCTCCGGGAGGCTGAAGCAGCATTATCCCCTGCCAATGAACCTAACTCGGAG GTTCCAAATGGTGCTGCTGGTCATTATCTATTGGGACTTATTTATAG GTATACTAGCAGACGGTCAAGTGCTGTTGACCACTTTACGCAAGCTCTGTCCATAGATCCACTTCTATGGGCTGCTTATGAGGAACTATGTATACTCG GTGCTGTGGGAGGTGCAAGTGACTACTTCAGTGACGTCGCTGCTTCTCGCATCCAACAGCAGTACTTATCTGAATCAAGTTCTCACAAAATAAGCATTGGTGATGAGGATCGCAGTATACAGTCTAGTAGGGTACTTGGTTTAAATGATTCAAGCCCAAAGCAGCCGAAAAATCTGCACTCTAACAGCATCAAAGAAATCAGTAATACTCATGTAGTGATGGCGGCTGGGCAGGCTGCAAACAGTGGGTCTTCCAACCTGTCACTGTATAACACACCGTCTCCAGTAGCTTCACAG CTATCAGGCATAGCACCACCACCTCTGTGCAGAAATGGCTTCTTCAACGCTGTCAGCTGTGACGGCTCTAGTAAACCAGCTGCTAATGCTGCAATTCTGGCCCCCAGGAGGAAAGCTATGGAGGAAGGGAGATTGCGCAAG GTATCTGGGAGACTCTTTTCTGATTCAGGTCCTCGACGAAGTACAAGACTTTCTGGAGAAGCAACTGCTGGTATAAATTCCAATGCCTCACAAGCAGGAGGAGGAACTGGGACTAATCATTCTTCATCATCTAGATTTCTTGGAGGattctcttcatcatcttctaaaaCTAGTTCAGCTGCCTTCCGGACCATGACAGGTCGTAAGGGACCATCATGCATTTCTGAAAGTTTTGATGAAGGTA GGAGGAAAACAGAGGTTTTTGGCGATTCCTGTGGAGAGGATGCTTCGGCAACAATGTCATCTGTAgcaatttttgttgattgtagaTATCTTGAAGAAGATAAGATTAATTTACATGCTGGTGGGTTATCTGTGcatgattcaaaactgataaatggCATCCGAGAACTATTGGGACTCTTGCGTACTCTTGGGGAAGGCTATAGATTTTCTTGTATGCATAGAAGTCAG GAAGCTTTGGAAGTTTATCAAAAGCTTTCACAGAATCAATATAATACTGGATGGGTGCTTTCTCAG ATAGGGAAAGCACATTTTGAAATGGTAGACTATTTTGAGGCTGCTCGCTTCTTTGATTTGGCACGTCGAGTGTCACCATACTCATTAGAAGGGATGGACATTTATTCGACTATCCTTTAT CATTTGAAAGAGGAAATGAAGCTGAGCTACCTTGCGCAAGAACTTATATCCACTGATCGATTAGCTCCTCAGGCATG GTGTGCCATGGGAAACTGCTATAGCTTGCAGAAAGATCATGAAACTGCGCTAAAAAATTTCCAGCGAGCAGTGCATTTAGATTCCAGATTTGCTTATGCTCACACTCTTTCTGGCCATGA ATATGTTGCTTTGGAAGACTTTGAGAATGGCATAAAATGCTACCAAAGAGCTCTTCAAGTAGATGAAAGGCATTATAATTCCTGGTATGGCCTTGGGGTGATATACCTAAGGCAGGAGAAGTTCCAGTTTGCGGAGCATCACTTCCGAAGAGCTTTCTTTATTAATCCACGGTCATCTGTTCTTATGTGCTATCTTGGAATGTCTTTGCATTCTTTGAGG AGAAATGAGGAAGCACTGGAGATGATTGAGAAAGCTATCTTGGCTGATCCGAAGAATCCACTCCCTCTATATCAAAAAGCAAACATATTACTAAGCCTTGAAAGATATGATGAGGCTCTAATGAATTT
- the LOC120279422 gene encoding cell division cycle protein 27 homolog B isoform X2 gives METLLMDRVQSSLRLFMPKNAIFLCERLCAEFPTESNLQLLANCYLGNNQAYCAYHILKGKQMPQSRYLFAISCFQMNLLREAEAALSPANEPNSEVPNGAAGHYLLGLIYRYTSRRSSAVDHFTQALSIDPLLWAAYEELCILGAVGGASDYFSDVAASRIQQQYLSESSSHKISIGDEDRSIQSSRVLGLNDSSPKQPKNLHSNSIKEISNTHVVMAAGQAANSGSSNLSLYNTPSPVASQLSGIAPPPLCRNGFFNAVSCDGSSKPAANAAILAPRRKAMEEGRLRKVSGRLFSDSGPRRSTRLSGEATAGINSNASQAGGGTGTNHSSSSRFLGGFSSSSSKTSSAAFRTMTGRKGPSCISESFDEGRKTEVFGDSCGEDASATMSSVAIFVDCRYLEEDKINLHAGGLSVHDSKLINGIRELLGLLRTLGEGYRFSCMHRSQEALEVYQKLSQNQYNTGWVLSQIGKAHFEMVDYFEAARFFDLARRVSPYSLEGMDIYSTILYHLKEEMKLSYLAQELISTDRLAPQAWCAMGNCYSLQKDHETALKNFQRAVHLDSRFAYAHTLSGHEYVALEDFENGIKCYQRALQVDERHYNSWYGLGVIYLRQEKFQFAEHHFRRAFFINPRSSVLMCYLGMSLHSLRRNEEALEMIEKAILADPKNPLPLYQKANILLSLERYDEALMNLDQLKECAPQETSVYALMGKIYKKLNMHEKAMFYFGLALDLKPPATDVAIIKSAMEKLYLPDEMGDSL, from the exons ATGGAAACCCTACTGATGGATCGAGTGCAGAGCAGTCTCCGCCTTTTCATGCCCAAGAATGCCATCTTCCTCTGTGAACGCCTCTGCGCCGAGTTCCCTACCGAG TCTAATTTGCAACTTCTGGCGAACTGTTACTTGGGCAACAACCAAGCTTACTGTGCATACCATATTCTGAAAG GAAAGCAGATGCCCCAGTCTCGCTATTTGTTTGCTATATCATGCTTTCAGATGAATCTTCTCCGGGAGGCTGAAGCAGCATTATCCCCTGCCAATGAACCTAACTCGGAG GTTCCAAATGGTGCTGCTGGTCATTATCTATTGGGACTTATTTATAG GTATACTAGCAGACGGTCAAGTGCTGTTGACCACTTTACGCAAGCTCTGTCCATAGATCCACTTCTATGGGCTGCTTATGAGGAACTATGTATACTCG GTGCTGTGGGAGGTGCAAGTGACTACTTCAGTGACGTCGCTGCTTCTCGCATCCAACAGCAGTACTTATCTGAATCAAGTTCTCACAAAATAAGCATTGGTGATGAGGATCGCAGTATACAGTCTAGTAGGGTACTTGGTTTAAATGATTCAAGCCCAAAGCAGCCGAAAAATCTGCACTCTAACAGCATCAAAGAAATCAGTAATACTCATGTAGTGATGGCGGCTGGGCAGGCTGCAAACAGTGGGTCTTCCAACCTGTCACTGTATAACACACCGTCTCCAGTAGCTTCACAG CTATCAGGCATAGCACCACCACCTCTGTGCAGAAATGGCTTCTTCAACGCTGTCAGCTGTGACGGCTCTAGTAAACCAGCTGCTAATGCTGCAATTCTGGCCCCCAGGAGGAAAGCTATGGAGGAAGGGAGATTGCGCAAG GTATCTGGGAGACTCTTTTCTGATTCAGGTCCTCGACGAAGTACAAGACTTTCTGGAGAAGCAACTGCTGGTATAAATTCCAATGCCTCACAAGCAGGAGGAGGAACTGGGACTAATCATTCTTCATCATCTAGATTTCTTGGAGGattctcttcatcatcttctaaaaCTAGTTCAGCTGCCTTCCGGACCATGACAGGTCGTAAGGGACCATCATGCATTTCTGAAAGTTTTGATGAAG GGAGGAAAACAGAGGTTTTTGGCGATTCCTGTGGAGAGGATGCTTCGGCAACAATGTCATCTGTAgcaatttttgttgattgtagaTATCTTGAAGAAGATAAGATTAATTTACATGCTGGTGGGTTATCTGTGcatgattcaaaactgataaatggCATCCGAGAACTATTGGGACTCTTGCGTACTCTTGGGGAAGGCTATAGATTTTCTTGTATGCATAGAAGTCAG GAAGCTTTGGAAGTTTATCAAAAGCTTTCACAGAATCAATATAATACTGGATGGGTGCTTTCTCAG ATAGGGAAAGCACATTTTGAAATGGTAGACTATTTTGAGGCTGCTCGCTTCTTTGATTTGGCACGTCGAGTGTCACCATACTCATTAGAAGGGATGGACATTTATTCGACTATCCTTTAT CATTTGAAAGAGGAAATGAAGCTGAGCTACCTTGCGCAAGAACTTATATCCACTGATCGATTAGCTCCTCAGGCATG GTGTGCCATGGGAAACTGCTATAGCTTGCAGAAAGATCATGAAACTGCGCTAAAAAATTTCCAGCGAGCAGTGCATTTAGATTCCAGATTTGCTTATGCTCACACTCTTTCTGGCCATGA ATATGTTGCTTTGGAAGACTTTGAGAATGGCATAAAATGCTACCAAAGAGCTCTTCAAGTAGATGAAAGGCATTATAATTCCTGGTATGGCCTTGGGGTGATATACCTAAGGCAGGAGAAGTTCCAGTTTGCGGAGCATCACTTCCGAAGAGCTTTCTTTATTAATCCACGGTCATCTGTTCTTATGTGCTATCTTGGAATGTCTTTGCATTCTTTGAGG AGAAATGAGGAAGCACTGGAGATGATTGAGAAAGCTATCTTGGCTGATCCGAAGAATCCACTCCCTCTATATCAAAAAGCAAACATATTACTAAGCCTTGAAAGATATGATGAGGCTCTAATGAATTT
- the LOC120279302 gene encoding splicing factor U2af small subunit B-like, with protein sequence MAEHLASIFGTEKDRVNCPFYFKIGACRHGDRCSRLHNRPTISPTLLLSNMYQRPDMITPGVDPQGQAIDPRKIQEHFEDFYEDIFEELSKFGEIESLNICDNLADHMVGNVYVQFKEEDQAAAALNALQGRFYSGRPIIADFSPVTDFREATCRQFEENSCNRGGYCNFMHVKQIGRELRRKLFGRYRRSRGSRSRSRSASPHFRRGNRDRRDHRDRDGDRDYRGSGRRGGGERHERYDDGGRRRHGSPKRTRSPVREGSEERRARIEQWNREREEKHE encoded by the coding sequence ATGGCGGAACACTTGGCTTCAATATTTGGCACAGAGAAGGACCGTGTGAACTGCCCCTTCTATTTCAAAATTGGTGCATGCCGCCACGGCGACAGGTGCTCACGACTCCACAACCGACCCACGATATCCCCAACACTACTGCTCTCTAACATGTATCAGCGACCTGACATGATAACCCCTGGAGTGGATCCACAAGGCCAGGCCATTGATCCTCGCAAGATCCAGGAGCATTTTGAGGACTTTTATGAAGACATCTTTGAGGAGCTCAGCAAGTTTGGTGAGATTGAGAGCCTCAACATCTGTGACAACTTAGCTGATCACATGGTCGGGAATGTCTATGTGCAATTCAAGGAGGAGGATCAAGCAGCTGCTGCCCTTAATGCCTTGCAAGGGAGGTTTTACTCTGGCCGTCCTATCATTGCTGATTTTTCACCTGTGACTGACTTCCGTGAGGCGACCTGCAGACAGTTTGAGGAGAATAGCTGCAACCGTGGTGGTTACTGCAATTTCATGCATGTGAAGCAGATTGGGAGGGAGTTGAGGAGAAAACTCTTTGGGCGCTATAGAAGGTCACGTGGGAGTAGAAGCCGTAGCCGGAGTGCTAGCCCGCATTTCCGGAGGGGCAACCGTGACCGAAGGGACCATCGTGATCGTGATGGTGACCGTGACTACCGTGGGAGTGGACGGAGGGGTGGTGGGGAAAGGCATGAGAGATATGATGATGGGGGAAGGAGGCGACATGGAAGCCCCAAGCGGACGAGGAGCCCTGTGAGGGAAGGTAGCGAGGAAAGGAGGGCTAGGATCGAACAATGGAACAGGGAGAGAGAGGAGAAGCATGAATAA
- the LOC120279422 gene encoding cell division cycle protein 27 homolog B isoform X1 — METLLMDRVQSSLRLFMPKNAIFLCERLCAEFPTESNLQLLANCYLGNNQAYCAYHILKGKQMPQSRYLFAISCFQMNLLREAEAALSPANEPNSEVPNGAAGHYLLGLIYRYTSRRSSAVDHFTQALSIDPLLWAAYEELCILGAVGGASDYFSDVAASRIQQQYLSESSSHKISIGDEDRSIQSSRVLGLNDSSPKQPKNLHSNSIKEISNTHVVMAAGQAANSGSSNLSLYNTPSPVASQLSGIAPPPLCRNGFFNAVSCDGSSKPAANAAILAPRRKAMEEGRLRKVSGRLFSDSGPRRSTRLSGEATAGINSNASQAGGGTGTNHSSSSRFLGGFSSSSSKTSSAAFRTMTGRKGPSCISESFDEGRRKTEVFGDSCGEDASATMSSVAIFVDCRYLEEDKINLHAGGLSVHDSKLINGIRELLGLLRTLGEGYRFSCMHRSQEALEVYQKLSQNQYNTGWVLSQIGKAHFEMVDYFEAARFFDLARRVSPYSLEGMDIYSTILYHLKEEMKLSYLAQELISTDRLAPQAWCAMGNCYSLQKDHETALKNFQRAVHLDSRFAYAHTLSGHEYVALEDFENGIKCYQRALQVDERHYNSWYGLGVIYLRQEKFQFAEHHFRRAFFINPRSSVLMCYLGMSLHSLRRNEEALEMIEKAILADPKNPLPLYQKANILLSLERYDEALMNLDQLKECAPQETSVYALMGKIYKKLNMHEKAMFYFGLALDLKPPATDVAIIKSAMEKLYLPDEMGDSL; from the exons ATGGAAACCCTACTGATGGATCGAGTGCAGAGCAGTCTCCGCCTTTTCATGCCCAAGAATGCCATCTTCCTCTGTGAACGCCTCTGCGCCGAGTTCCCTACCGAG TCTAATTTGCAACTTCTGGCGAACTGTTACTTGGGCAACAACCAAGCTTACTGTGCATACCATATTCTGAAAG GAAAGCAGATGCCCCAGTCTCGCTATTTGTTTGCTATATCATGCTTTCAGATGAATCTTCTCCGGGAGGCTGAAGCAGCATTATCCCCTGCCAATGAACCTAACTCGGAG GTTCCAAATGGTGCTGCTGGTCATTATCTATTGGGACTTATTTATAG GTATACTAGCAGACGGTCAAGTGCTGTTGACCACTTTACGCAAGCTCTGTCCATAGATCCACTTCTATGGGCTGCTTATGAGGAACTATGTATACTCG GTGCTGTGGGAGGTGCAAGTGACTACTTCAGTGACGTCGCTGCTTCTCGCATCCAACAGCAGTACTTATCTGAATCAAGTTCTCACAAAATAAGCATTGGTGATGAGGATCGCAGTATACAGTCTAGTAGGGTACTTGGTTTAAATGATTCAAGCCCAAAGCAGCCGAAAAATCTGCACTCTAACAGCATCAAAGAAATCAGTAATACTCATGTAGTGATGGCGGCTGGGCAGGCTGCAAACAGTGGGTCTTCCAACCTGTCACTGTATAACACACCGTCTCCAGTAGCTTCACAG CTATCAGGCATAGCACCACCACCTCTGTGCAGAAATGGCTTCTTCAACGCTGTCAGCTGTGACGGCTCTAGTAAACCAGCTGCTAATGCTGCAATTCTGGCCCCCAGGAGGAAAGCTATGGAGGAAGGGAGATTGCGCAAG GTATCTGGGAGACTCTTTTCTGATTCAGGTCCTCGACGAAGTACAAGACTTTCTGGAGAAGCAACTGCTGGTATAAATTCCAATGCCTCACAAGCAGGAGGAGGAACTGGGACTAATCATTCTTCATCATCTAGATTTCTTGGAGGattctcttcatcatcttctaaaaCTAGTTCAGCTGCCTTCCGGACCATGACAGGTCGTAAGGGACCATCATGCATTTCTGAAAGTTTTGATGAAGGTA GGAGGAAAACAGAGGTTTTTGGCGATTCCTGTGGAGAGGATGCTTCGGCAACAATGTCATCTGTAgcaatttttgttgattgtagaTATCTTGAAGAAGATAAGATTAATTTACATGCTGGTGGGTTATCTGTGcatgattcaaaactgataaatggCATCCGAGAACTATTGGGACTCTTGCGTACTCTTGGGGAAGGCTATAGATTTTCTTGTATGCATAGAAGTCAG GAAGCTTTGGAAGTTTATCAAAAGCTTTCACAGAATCAATATAATACTGGATGGGTGCTTTCTCAG ATAGGGAAAGCACATTTTGAAATGGTAGACTATTTTGAGGCTGCTCGCTTCTTTGATTTGGCACGTCGAGTGTCACCATACTCATTAGAAGGGATGGACATTTATTCGACTATCCTTTAT CATTTGAAAGAGGAAATGAAGCTGAGCTACCTTGCGCAAGAACTTATATCCACTGATCGATTAGCTCCTCAGGCATG GTGTGCCATGGGAAACTGCTATAGCTTGCAGAAAGATCATGAAACTGCGCTAAAAAATTTCCAGCGAGCAGTGCATTTAGATTCCAGATTTGCTTATGCTCACACTCTTTCTGGCCATGA ATATGTTGCTTTGGAAGACTTTGAGAATGGCATAAAATGCTACCAAAGAGCTCTTCAAGTAGATGAAAGGCATTATAATTCCTGGTATGGCCTTGGGGTGATATACCTAAGGCAGGAGAAGTTCCAGTTTGCGGAGCATCACTTCCGAAGAGCTTTCTTTATTAATCCACGGTCATCTGTTCTTATGTGCTATCTTGGAATGTCTTTGCATTCTTTGAGG AGAAATGAGGAAGCACTGGAGATGATTGAGAAAGCTATCTTGGCTGATCCGAAGAATCCACTCCCTCTATATCAAAAAGCAAACATATTACTAAGCCTTGAAAGATATGATGAGGCTCTAATGAATTT